In the Piscinibacter sp. XHJ-5 genome, one interval contains:
- a CDS encoding sugar phosphate isomerase/epimerase — MIPLSLAHLTVLDVAPPALFDLAAEAGFQTVGIRVLPALPGAVSYPLSSPAVVEWRRRMVDAGVGVHDIEFIPLTPEVRVSAYASTLALAAELGAKRLNVSGDDPDFDRLAERFASLCDLAADVGIGVDLEFMRFRIVGTLRQALDIIGRAGRPNGRLLIDLLHLFRSGGTAEMLREVPSSAFGSVQLCDAPLADPTDAGIADEARQRRLFPGDGELPLRTLMDAVPRDIPVAVEVPTGGTYPELAPSERAAKACAASRDLLKAWRPSR; from the coding sequence ATGATTCCCCTTTCCCTGGCTCATCTGACGGTCCTCGATGTGGCACCGCCTGCGTTGTTCGACCTCGCGGCCGAAGCCGGCTTTCAAACGGTCGGCATCCGCGTCCTTCCCGCCCTGCCCGGTGCGGTCTCGTATCCACTGAGCTCTCCTGCGGTGGTCGAATGGCGCCGCCGCATGGTCGATGCCGGCGTCGGCGTCCACGACATCGAGTTCATACCGCTGACGCCGGAGGTGCGTGTCAGCGCCTACGCGTCGACCTTGGCGTTGGCCGCCGAACTCGGCGCCAAGCGGCTCAACGTGTCCGGCGACGACCCGGACTTCGATCGCCTGGCCGAGCGCTTCGCTTCGCTGTGCGATCTCGCGGCCGATGTCGGCATCGGAGTCGATCTGGAATTCATGCGCTTCCGGATCGTGGGCACGCTGCGGCAGGCGCTCGACATCATTGGCCGCGCCGGGCGCCCGAACGGCAGGCTGTTGATTGACCTGCTGCATCTGTTCCGCTCCGGGGGCACGGCGGAAATGTTGCGCGAGGTCCCTTCGAGTGCATTCGGCTCGGTGCAACTCTGCGACGCGCCCCTTGCCGATCCGACCGACGCGGGCATCGCGGACGAAGCGCGCCAGAGACGACTGTTCCCGGGTGACGGCGAATTGCCGCTGAGAACGCTCATGGACGCTGTGCCGCGCGACATCCCTGTGGCGGTGGAGGTACCCACCGGCGGCACCTATCCCGAGCTCGCGCCGTCGGAACGCGCCGCGAAGGCCTGCGCAGCGTCGCGCGATCTTCTCAAGGCTTGGCGGCCGTCGCGCTGA
- a CDS encoding isocitrate lyase/phosphoenolpyruvate mutase family protein, producing the protein MTPSRPSVADKRRVFRQLHEAGCFAIPNPWDIGSARFLQSLGFKALATTSSGFAWSQGRPDASGSRDVALAHLHEMVAGTDLPINADFENGYALDAAGVAESVRLAIETGVAGLSIEDSTGDAASPLYSIDTAVERMRAARNAIDKAGGDTLLVGRAECFLVGRPDLDETIARLRAYAQAGADCLYAPGVRTREQIAAVVAGAAPKPVNVLVWSAGELTMADMALLGVRRVSVGGALARTAWGAFMRAARLIAEQGEFDGLADAASGAELDAFFRDDLEKRNVMSAV; encoded by the coding sequence ATGACTCCCTCTCGACCGAGCGTCGCCGACAAGCGGCGCGTCTTCCGACAACTCCATGAGGCCGGGTGCTTCGCCATTCCCAATCCGTGGGACATCGGCAGCGCTCGCTTTCTTCAAAGCCTCGGCTTCAAGGCGCTGGCGACCACGAGCTCCGGCTTCGCGTGGTCTCAGGGCCGTCCCGATGCCTCCGGCTCACGCGACGTGGCGCTTGCGCACCTGCACGAGATGGTCGCCGGCACCGACCTGCCGATCAATGCCGATTTCGAGAATGGCTACGCGCTCGACGCCGCGGGCGTGGCGGAAAGCGTGCGCCTGGCAATCGAGACGGGCGTGGCCGGCCTGTCGATCGAGGATTCGACGGGCGATGCGGCGAGTCCGCTCTATTCGATCGACACCGCCGTCGAGAGGATGCGTGCGGCGCGCAACGCCATCGACAAGGCGGGCGGCGACACGCTGCTGGTCGGACGCGCCGAATGCTTTCTCGTCGGCAGGCCCGATCTCGACGAGACCATCGCGCGGCTCAGGGCCTACGCACAGGCGGGCGCGGATTGCCTGTATGCGCCGGGCGTCCGTACGCGCGAGCAGATCGCTGCCGTGGTCGCCGGCGCGGCACCGAAGCCGGTGAATGTGCTCGTCTGGTCGGCTGGCGAACTGACGATGGCAGACATGGCCCTGCTGGGCGTGCGCCGGGTGAGCGTCGGCGGTGCGCTCGCGCGGACCGCCTGGGGGGCGTTCATGCGGGCCGCGAGGTTGATCGCGGAGCAGGGAGAATTCGATGGGCTTGCAGATGCAGCTTCGGGGGCCGAGCTCGATGCGTTCTTCCGGGATGATCTGGAGAAGCGAAATGTGATGAGCGCGGTTTGA
- a CDS encoding amino acid ABC transporter permease translates to MIRDFTLTEFWVIASGLWATLLLSAIAFVGGGLAGLGVALARTAPMRALRVAAGVFIDFFQGTPMLLQLFLVFYGLPVFGLKVNVWVAAAVGLTLHAGAFLGEIWRGGIQAVPRGQSEAAEALGLNYWTRMRYVLLPQALRMSFAPTVGFLVQLIKGTSLAAIIGFVELSRSGQLVSSITYKPLLAFGLVAACYFAICFPLSRYSARLEKRFAFAN, encoded by the coding sequence ATGATTCGCGACTTCACGCTGACGGAGTTCTGGGTCATCGCGAGCGGCCTGTGGGCGACGCTGCTGCTGTCCGCCATCGCCTTCGTCGGCGGAGGGCTGGCCGGGCTGGGCGTGGCGCTCGCACGGACGGCGCCGATGCGGGCGCTGCGCGTGGCGGCCGGGGTGTTCATCGACTTCTTCCAGGGAACGCCGATGCTGCTGCAGCTCTTCCTGGTGTTCTACGGATTGCCGGTGTTCGGGCTGAAGGTCAATGTCTGGGTCGCCGCCGCGGTGGGGCTGACGCTGCACGCCGGCGCCTTTCTCGGCGAGATCTGGCGCGGCGGCATCCAGGCGGTGCCGCGCGGGCAGTCGGAGGCGGCCGAAGCGCTGGGGCTGAACTACTGGACGCGCATGCGCTACGTCCTGCTGCCCCAGGCGCTGCGCATGTCGTTCGCGCCGACCGTCGGCTTTCTGGTGCAGTTGATCAAGGGCACGTCGCTCGCGGCCATCATCGGCTTCGTCGAGCTCTCGCGATCGGGCCAGCTCGTCTCCAGCATCACCTACAAGCCGCTGCTCGCTTTCGGGCTGGTCGCGGCGTGCTACTTCGCGATCTGCTTTCCGCTGTCGCGCTACAGCGCTCGCCTGGAGAAGCGCTTCGCCTTCGCGAACTGA
- a CDS encoding transporter substrate-binding domain-containing protein codes for MLPEFTRRAVIAMSMALALTGPVQAQKVADIKKSGVLKVGAQVAQVPWGFSDKNNKLTGYDIEFAEMLAKDLGVKPEFTPVTVANRTAALLTGQVDVLAAVVTILPDRQKVVLFSRPYSYLETVLIGKTSLPAVKGYTDLKGLRIGVPRGSVQDSAVTQANTGATIQRFDDDAAAVQALLSGQVDLAGAAHTQLGSIAQIAGPGKYDIKLVLARGFQGAAVRPGEREWGTYINDFIGRKIASGELAALYKKWIGQDMSRELPVSGETEAALPVVVAK; via the coding sequence ATGCTTCCAGAATTCACCCGCCGTGCCGTGATCGCGATGTCGATGGCATTAGCGCTGACGGGCCCCGTGCAAGCGCAGAAGGTGGCCGACATCAAGAAGTCCGGCGTCCTGAAGGTCGGCGCGCAGGTCGCCCAGGTGCCATGGGGCTTCAGCGACAAGAACAACAAGCTGACCGGCTATGACATCGAATTCGCGGAGATGCTCGCGAAGGATCTCGGCGTCAAGCCCGAGTTCACGCCGGTGACGGTGGCCAATCGCACGGCGGCGCTGCTCACTGGCCAGGTCGACGTGCTGGCTGCGGTCGTCACGATCCTCCCCGACCGGCAGAAGGTCGTTCTGTTCTCGCGCCCCTATTCGTATCTCGAAACCGTGTTGATCGGCAAGACATCGCTTCCGGCGGTGAAGGGCTACACCGACCTCAAGGGCTTGCGCATCGGCGTGCCGCGCGGCAGCGTGCAGGACTCGGCCGTGACGCAGGCGAACACCGGCGCGACCATCCAACGATTCGACGACGACGCGGCGGCGGTGCAGGCACTGCTGTCGGGTCAGGTGGACCTGGCCGGCGCAGCGCACACGCAGCTCGGCTCGATCGCGCAGATCGCGGGGCCCGGCAAATACGACATCAAGCTCGTCCTGGCTCGCGGCTTCCAGGGCGCCGCCGTGCGTCCGGGCGAGCGCGAATGGGGGACCTACATCAACGACTTCATCGGCCGCAAGATTGCCAGCGGCGAGCTGGCTGCGCTCTACAAGAAGTGGATCGGCCAGGACATGAGCAGGGAACTGCCGGTCTCCGGCGAGACCGAAGCCGCCTTGCCTGTCGTCGTGGCGAAGTAG
- a CDS encoding amino acid ABC transporter ATP-binding protein: MIPKDSGIVPDHAVPHALGSETIITMDSVSKWFGPIRVLTDINLKVGKGERIVICGPSGSGKSTTIRCINRLEPYQKGRIVVDGIDLGADAKNVNAVRAEVGMVFQQFNLFPHLTVLENCMLAPMKARRIRKDEAEATAMKYLTRVRIPEHARKYPAQLSGGQQQRVAIARALCMTPKIMLFDEPTSALDPEMVKEVLDTMIGLAEEGMTMLCVTHEMGFARSVADRVLFMDRGEIVEQAPPDEFFTSPKHERLRDFLGQILHK; the protein is encoded by the coding sequence ATGATCCCGAAGGACTCCGGCATCGTGCCGGACCACGCCGTGCCGCACGCGCTCGGCAGCGAAACCATCATCACGATGGACAGCGTCAGCAAGTGGTTCGGCCCGATACGCGTGCTGACCGACATCAACCTGAAGGTGGGCAAGGGCGAGCGCATCGTCATCTGCGGGCCGTCCGGGTCGGGAAAGTCGACGACGATCCGCTGCATCAACCGGCTGGAGCCGTATCAGAAGGGCAGGATCGTGGTCGATGGCATCGACCTCGGTGCCGACGCGAAGAACGTCAATGCGGTGCGTGCCGAGGTCGGCATGGTGTTTCAGCAGTTCAACCTGTTCCCCCACCTCACGGTGCTGGAGAACTGCATGCTCGCGCCGATGAAGGCGCGCCGCATCCGCAAGGACGAGGCCGAGGCCACCGCGATGAAATACCTGACGCGAGTGCGCATTCCCGAACATGCGAGGAAGTACCCGGCACAACTGTCGGGTGGGCAGCAGCAGCGCGTGGCGATCGCAAGGGCGCTGTGCATGACGCCGAAGATCATGCTGTTCGACGAGCCGACTTCCGCGCTCGACCCGGAAATGGTCAAGGAGGTGCTGGACACGATGATCGGCCTGGCCGAGGAGGGCATGACGATGCTGTGCGTCACGCACGAGATGGGCTTCGCACGCAGCGTTGCCGATCGCGTGCTGTTCATGGACCGTGGCGAGATCGTCGAGCAGGCGCCACCCGATGAGTTCTTCACCAGCCCGAAGCATGAGCGGCTGCGCGACTTTCTCGGCCAGATTCTTCACAAGTAG